Proteins encoded within one genomic window of Salipaludibacillus agaradhaerens:
- a CDS encoding LysR family transcriptional regulator yields the protein MELLQLQYFRIVARLEHMTKAAQEIHIAQPALSKTIARLEEDLGVPLFDRKGRNIRLNSFGKVFLKKVEIALSALDEGRQEVEDLAGMERGRVYLSTTTHKCFSDLIGSFISEHPDIKLQISQASTYEKVKQLRNGDIDFCITFPPLEVEGISGQSFLTEEILLAVPFTHRFANRNSVDLSELSDDAFISIKDGNPFRAMTDDFCKKEGFTPNVVCEVDELSAISHFVRTGIGVAFLPETLIEDKNVPFRLLHIDKPFCQRTYQIAWLEDRYLSIAARKFQDFVYHYFSEFRKLNNQPSL from the coding sequence ATGGAACTGTTGCAACTACAATATTTTCGAATTGTTGCCAGGTTAGAACATATGACAAAAGCGGCGCAAGAAATTCACATTGCGCAACCCGCTCTTAGTAAAACCATTGCCCGATTGGAAGAGGATTTGGGTGTACCATTATTTGACCGTAAGGGAAGGAATATCCGACTCAATTCGTTTGGAAAGGTATTTTTGAAAAAAGTGGAGATTGCACTTTCAGCACTTGATGAAGGGAGACAAGAAGTCGAGGATCTTGCGGGGATGGAACGAGGGCGTGTTTATTTATCAACAACCACTCATAAATGCTTTTCTGACCTCATAGGCTCTTTCATATCGGAGCATCCTGATATTAAACTCCAAATCAGCCAAGCTTCAACATACGAAAAGGTGAAACAACTAAGAAATGGCGATATCGATTTTTGCATTACTTTTCCACCACTTGAAGTGGAGGGAATAAGCGGGCAATCCTTTCTCACTGAAGAAATATTACTAGCTGTTCCTTTCACGCACCGATTCGCTAACCGGAATAGTGTTGACCTGAGCGAGTTATCTGACGATGCTTTTATAAGTATAAAAGATGGGAATCCGTTTCGGGCAATGACGGATGATTTTTGTAAAAAAGAAGGTTTTACTCCAAATGTAGTTTGTGAAGTTGACGAACTTTCTGCAATAAGTCATTTCGTTCGCACCGGTATTGGTGTTGCTTTTTTGCCAGAAACTTTAATAGAAGATAAAAATGTACCTTTTCGCCTTTTGCATATTGATAAGCCATTTTGTCAGCGTACCTACCAAATAGCATGGCTCGAAGATCGCTACTTGTCCATTGCGGCACGTAAATTTCAAGATTTTGTGTATCATTATTTTAGCGAATTTCGCAAACTAAACAATCAACCTTCACTTTAA
- a CDS encoding VOC family protein: MKLNHMNLTVTDVNATRKFFEKYFNVQTKGNHSDSFAIMVDEDGFLLALMKGSNDNYPKSFHIGFEQESQEHVNEINQRLKDDGYNVKPPRRTHRWTFYVKAPGGFTVEVFS, from the coding sequence ATGAAACTAAACCACATGAATCTTACTGTCACTGACGTTAATGCTACTCGTAAATTTTTCGAAAAATATTTTAACGTTCAGACCAAAGGTAATCATAGCGATTCATTCGCTATAATGGTCGATGAAGATGGATTTTTGCTCGCCTTAATGAAAGGTTCCAATGACAACTACCCCAAGTCTTTTCATATAGGTTTTGAACAGGAGAGCCAAGAGCATGTAAATGAAATCAATCAACGGTTAAAGGATGATGGTTATAATGTAAAACCGCCAAGAAGGACTCATCGTTGGACTTTCTATGTTAAAGCACCTGGTGGATTTACTGTTGAGGTTTTCAGCTGA
- a CDS encoding NADP-dependent oxidoreductase, translating to MRAAAFSSYGPPEVLRVMEFDDPQVGAGQVRVRVKTAGVQPFDCAVRSSGWTPPGLKIIFPQILGNEFSGIIDHVGEDVTGFNIGDEVLGWALMTCYAEYVVVSIDQIVQKPQGMSWEHAGVITASGQTAHTALRELEVGKGDTVLIHAAAGGVGTFAIQLAQAWGAATVIGTASERNHDYLRSLGAIPVTYGEGLVDRVRSLSPKGVDVAFDAAGGDALEASVKLVENKKRIGTIVAFDLVEELGVRPIRSERSTERLSELVNLYIQGKINIHIRNTFPLDDVVKAHREVETGHGYGKIVLTID from the coding sequence ATGCGAGCAGCAGCATTTTCTAGTTATGGGCCTCCGGAAGTGTTGCGAGTAATGGAATTTGATGACCCACAAGTTGGAGCAGGTCAAGTTCGAGTTCGGGTCAAAACTGCTGGCGTCCAACCGTTTGATTGTGCTGTACGCAGTAGTGGTTGGACACCACCGGGACTAAAGATCATTTTCCCACAGATTCTTGGCAACGAGTTCTCTGGAATTATCGATCATGTCGGGGAAGATGTCACAGGCTTTAATATCGGCGATGAGGTGTTAGGCTGGGCGTTAATGACTTGTTATGCCGAATATGTAGTCGTAAGTATCGATCAGATTGTACAAAAGCCACAGGGTATGTCTTGGGAGCATGCTGGTGTTATAACAGCCTCTGGCCAAACCGCTCACACGGCATTACGTGAGCTAGAGGTTGGCAAAGGGGACACCGTATTGATTCACGCTGCAGCTGGTGGAGTTGGTACCTTCGCAATACAACTGGCACAAGCATGGGGAGCAGCAACAGTCATCGGCACCGCCAGCGAACGCAATCACGATTACCTTCGTTCACTAGGTGCAATCCCTGTTACCTATGGAGAAGGACTTGTCGACAGAGTACGTTCACTCTCCCCGAAAGGTGTAGACGTTGCCTTTGATGCCGCTGGGGGTGATGCTTTGGAAGCCTCAGTGAAGCTTGTCGAAAACAAGAAGCGTATTGGCACAATTGTTGCGTTCGATCTCGTAGAGGAACTTGGTGTTCGCCCTATACGAAGCGAACGTTCAACTGAACGCCTTTCTGAACTCGTTAACCTTTACATTCAAGGGAAGATAAACATACACATTAGAAATACATTCCCACTTGATGACGTTGTAAAGGCACATCGAGAAGTCGAAACTGGTCACGGTTACGGAAAAATTGTACTGACAATCGACTAG